In one Brienomyrus brachyistius isolate T26 chromosome 7, BBRACH_0.4, whole genome shotgun sequence genomic region, the following are encoded:
- the rpl37 gene encoding 60S ribosomal protein L37, whose protein sequence is MTKGTSSFGKRRNKTHTLCRRCGSKAYHLQKSTCGKCGYPAKRKRKYNWSAKAKRRNTTGTGRMRHLKVVYRRFRNGFREGTTPKPKRAAVAASSSS, encoded by the exons ATG ACGAAAGGAACTTCGTCATTCGGTAAGCGCCGCAACAAGACGCACACGCTGTGCCGCCGCTGCGGCTCCAAGGCGTATCACCTGCAGAAGTCCACCTGCGGCAAGTGTGGATACCCCGCCAAGCGCAAGAGAAAGT ATAACTGGAGCGCTAAGGCCAAGAGGCGCAATACCACCGGAACAGGACGCATGAGGCACCTGAAGGTTGTCTACCGCAGGTTCAG AAATGGATTCCGTGAAGGAACAACTCCCAAGCCCAAAAGAGCAGCAGTCGCTGCCTCCAGCTCATCTTAG